In Ptiloglossa arizonensis isolate GNS036 chromosome 6, iyPtiAriz1_principal, whole genome shotgun sequence, a single window of DNA contains:
- the Pdk1 gene encoding phosphoinositide-dependent kinase 1 isoform X2, whose protein sequence is MRFEDRLSSRPRMIHAAYAVYYIARVANQALTVSPQPAVTVEGPVSKMSPPTNDATNGVVAPANTLAPRVSPTTNPALTTINPSTHKRTPNDFIFGKVIGEGSFSTVYLVKDIHTSKEYAIKVCDKRHIIKEKKTEYVKREKEVLNMLAGAKHSFVRLFCTFQDVQRLYFVLSYAKNGELLPYINKVGSFDIECTKFYSAEILRGLEYLHGLGIIHRDLKPENILLDEKMHVLITDFGSAKILKDPETVLTHTATDDPQLQQQQQQQYRRERRGSFVGTAQYVSPELLTDKTASRASDLWALGCIVYQMVAGLPPFRSRSEYMIFQKILKLEYEIPDGFCELARSLVRNLLVLEPTERLGAQDEHGAGYPSIRAHPFFEGVDFETLHEQTPPPIYPYLPGTSEHEELRSQYRVPDHLEPGLDDKQLTRLLGLSIGEDDDDDDDDEQNVTTERQTPPPTTVVEKPRRRTTNPDGNIADLTPDELRNRLETQRGSNQWDVFVEGNLILKQGFVNKRKGLFARRRMLLLTTGPHLYYVDPVNMVLKGEIPWSPELRVEPKSFKIFFVHTPTRTYYLEDPEGFALEWCRAIENMRSSTTACRSLPLKQKTEHSDRFMKWSRTEEGFQP, encoded by the exons CGTGTGGCGAACCAGGCGCTTACCGTTTCGCCACAGCCGGCAGTAACGGTGGAGGGGCCGGTGTCCAAAATGTCTCCACCAACGAACGACGCGACCAATGGTGTGGTTGCGCCAGCCAACACCCTGGCGCCCCGGGTTTCGCCGACCACGAACCCGGCCCTTACCACCATCAACCCGTCAACGCACAAGCGGACTCCCAACGACTTCATCTTTGGCAAGGTGATCGGCGAGGGAAGCTTCTCCACC GTTTACCTCGTGAAGGACATCCACACCAGCAAGGAGTACGCGATCAAGGTGTGCGACAAACGTCACATAATCAAGGAGAAGAAGACCGAGTACGTGAAGCGCGAGAAGGAGGTGCTGAACATGCTCGCGGGCGCGAAGCACTCGTTCGTGCGCCTGTTCTGCACATTCCAGGACGTGCAAAGACTCTATTTCGTTCTGTCCTACGCGAAGAACGGTGAGCTTCTGCCCTACATCAACAAGGTCGGCTCGTTCGACATCGAGTGCACCAAGTTCTACTCGGCGGAGATCCTGCGGGGTCTCGAGTACCTCCACGGTCTCGGGATCATTCATCGGGATCTCAAACCGGAGAACATACTTCTCGACGAGAAAATGCACGTGCTCATCACCGACTTCGGTAGCGCGAAGATCCTCAAGGACCCGGAGACGGTGTTGACGCACACCGCCACGGACGATCCTCAgctgcagcaacaacaacagcagcagtacCGCAGGGAGCGGAGAGGTTCGTTCGTCGGTACCGCCCAATACGTGTCGCCGGAACTATTGACCGACAAGACCGCGAGCAGAGCCTCCGATCTCTGGGCCCTCGGCTGCATAGTCTACCAGATGGTCGCTGGCCTGCCACCGTTCCGCTCCAGGAGCGAGTACATGATATTCCAGAagattctgaaactcgaatacgAGATACCGGACGGTTTCTGCGAGCTGGCGAGATCCCTGGTACGCAATCTGCTCGTTCTCGAGCCAACGGAGAGGCTCGGCGCTCAGGACGAACACGGTGCCGGTTACCCGAGCATCAGGGCGCATCCCTTCTTCGAGGGCGTTGATTTCGAGACCCTGCACGAGCAGACGCCACCCCCGATCTACCCCTACCTGCCCGGCACCTCCGAGCACGAGGAACTCAGGTCCCAGTACAGGGTACCCGATCACCTCGAACCCGGCCTCGACGACAAACAGCTGACCAGGCTCCTCGGTTTGAGCATcggcgaggacgacgacgacgacgacgacgacgaacagaACGTGACCACCGAGCGCCAGACACCCCCGCCGACCACGGTGGTCGAGAAaccgaggaggaggacgaccaACCCGGACGGGAACATCGCCGATCTGACACCCGACGAGCTCAGGAATCGTCTCGAGACGCAACGCGGATCCAACCAATGGGACGTATTCGTCGAGGGCAACCTGATACTCAAACAGGGATTCGTCAACAAGAGGAAAGGACTATTCGCCAGACGAAGAATGCTCCTGCTAACCACCGGACCGCACCTCTACTACGTCGATCCTGTCAACATGGTGCTCAAGGGCGAGATACCCTGGAGCCCGGAGCTAAGGGTCGAGCCGAAGAGCTTCAAGATCTTCTTCGTTCACACG CCAACGAGAACCTACTATCTCGAGGATCCCGAAGGATTCGCGTTGGAGTGGTGTAGAGCGATCGAGAACATGCGATCCAGTACCACGGCCTGCAGGAGTctaccgcttaaacagaagacTGAGCACAGTGATCGTTTTATGAAATGGAGCAGGACGGAAGAAGGTTTTCAACCGTAG
- the Pdk1 gene encoding phosphoinositide-dependent kinase 1 isoform X3, which produces MSCKKHRSVTSCILRTTRRLISRVANQALTVSPQPAVTVEGPVSKMSPPTNDATNGVVAPANTLAPRVSPTTNPALTTINPSTHKRTPNDFIFGKVIGEGSFSTVYLVKDIHTSKEYAIKVCDKRHIIKEKKTEYVKREKEVLNMLAGAKHSFVRLFCTFQDVQRLYFVLSYAKNGELLPYINKVGSFDIECTKFYSAEILRGLEYLHGLGIIHRDLKPENILLDEKMHVLITDFGSAKILKDPETVLTHTATDDPQLQQQQQQQYRRERRGSFVGTAQYVSPELLTDKTASRASDLWALGCIVYQMVAGLPPFRSRSEYMIFQKILKLEYEIPDGFCELARSLVRNLLVLEPTERLGAQDEHGAGYPSIRAHPFFEGVDFETLHEQTPPPIYPYLPGTSEHEELRSQYRVPDHLEPGLDDKQLTRLLGLSIGEDDDDDDDDEQNVTTERQTPPPTTVVEKPRRRTTNPDGNIADLTPDELRNRLETQRGSNQWDVFVEGNLILKQGFVNKRKGLFARRRMLLLTTGPHLYYVDPVNMVLKGEIPWSPELRVEPKSFKIFFVHTPTRTYYLEDPEGFALEWCRAIENMRSSTTACRSLPLKQKTEHSDRFMKWSRTEEGFQP; this is translated from the exons CGTGTGGCGAACCAGGCGCTTACCGTTTCGCCACAGCCGGCAGTAACGGTGGAGGGGCCGGTGTCCAAAATGTCTCCACCAACGAACGACGCGACCAATGGTGTGGTTGCGCCAGCCAACACCCTGGCGCCCCGGGTTTCGCCGACCACGAACCCGGCCCTTACCACCATCAACCCGTCAACGCACAAGCGGACTCCCAACGACTTCATCTTTGGCAAGGTGATCGGCGAGGGAAGCTTCTCCACC GTTTACCTCGTGAAGGACATCCACACCAGCAAGGAGTACGCGATCAAGGTGTGCGACAAACGTCACATAATCAAGGAGAAGAAGACCGAGTACGTGAAGCGCGAGAAGGAGGTGCTGAACATGCTCGCGGGCGCGAAGCACTCGTTCGTGCGCCTGTTCTGCACATTCCAGGACGTGCAAAGACTCTATTTCGTTCTGTCCTACGCGAAGAACGGTGAGCTTCTGCCCTACATCAACAAGGTCGGCTCGTTCGACATCGAGTGCACCAAGTTCTACTCGGCGGAGATCCTGCGGGGTCTCGAGTACCTCCACGGTCTCGGGATCATTCATCGGGATCTCAAACCGGAGAACATACTTCTCGACGAGAAAATGCACGTGCTCATCACCGACTTCGGTAGCGCGAAGATCCTCAAGGACCCGGAGACGGTGTTGACGCACACCGCCACGGACGATCCTCAgctgcagcaacaacaacagcagcagtacCGCAGGGAGCGGAGAGGTTCGTTCGTCGGTACCGCCCAATACGTGTCGCCGGAACTATTGACCGACAAGACCGCGAGCAGAGCCTCCGATCTCTGGGCCCTCGGCTGCATAGTCTACCAGATGGTCGCTGGCCTGCCACCGTTCCGCTCCAGGAGCGAGTACATGATATTCCAGAagattctgaaactcgaatacgAGATACCGGACGGTTTCTGCGAGCTGGCGAGATCCCTGGTACGCAATCTGCTCGTTCTCGAGCCAACGGAGAGGCTCGGCGCTCAGGACGAACACGGTGCCGGTTACCCGAGCATCAGGGCGCATCCCTTCTTCGAGGGCGTTGATTTCGAGACCCTGCACGAGCAGACGCCACCCCCGATCTACCCCTACCTGCCCGGCACCTCCGAGCACGAGGAACTCAGGTCCCAGTACAGGGTACCCGATCACCTCGAACCCGGCCTCGACGACAAACAGCTGACCAGGCTCCTCGGTTTGAGCATcggcgaggacgacgacgacgacgacgacgacgaacagaACGTGACCACCGAGCGCCAGACACCCCCGCCGACCACGGTGGTCGAGAAaccgaggaggaggacgaccaACCCGGACGGGAACATCGCCGATCTGACACCCGACGAGCTCAGGAATCGTCTCGAGACGCAACGCGGATCCAACCAATGGGACGTATTCGTCGAGGGCAACCTGATACTCAAACAGGGATTCGTCAACAAGAGGAAAGGACTATTCGCCAGACGAAGAATGCTCCTGCTAACCACCGGACCGCACCTCTACTACGTCGATCCTGTCAACATGGTGCTCAAGGGCGAGATACCCTGGAGCCCGGAGCTAAGGGTCGAGCCGAAGAGCTTCAAGATCTTCTTCGTTCACACG CCAACGAGAACCTACTATCTCGAGGATCCCGAAGGATTCGCGTTGGAGTGGTGTAGAGCGATCGAGAACATGCGATCCAGTACCACGGCCTGCAGGAGTctaccgcttaaacagaagacTGAGCACAGTGATCGTTTTATGAAATGGAGCAGGACGGAAGAAGGTTTTCAACCGTAG
- the Pdk1 gene encoding phosphoinositide-dependent kinase 1 isoform X4, whose translation MSPPTNDATNGVVAPANTLAPRVSPTTNPALTTINPSTHKRTPNDFIFGKVIGEGSFSTVYLVKDIHTSKEYAIKVCDKRHIIKEKKTEYVKREKEVLNMLAGAKHSFVRLFCTFQDVQRLYFVLSYAKNGELLPYINKVGSFDIECTKFYSAEILRGLEYLHGLGIIHRDLKPENILLDEKMHVLITDFGSAKILKDPETVLTHTATDDPQLQQQQQQQYRRERRGSFVGTAQYVSPELLTDKTASRASDLWALGCIVYQMVAGLPPFRSRSEYMIFQKILKLEYEIPDGFCELARSLVRNLLVLEPTERLGAQDEHGAGYPSIRAHPFFEGVDFETLHEQTPPPIYPYLPGTSEHEELRSQYRVPDHLEPGLDDKQLTRLLGLSIGEDDDDDDDDEQNVTTERQTPPPTTVVEKPRRRTTNPDGNIADLTPDELRNRLETQRGSNQWDVFVEGNLILKQGFVNKRKGLFARRRMLLLTTGPHLYYVDPVNMVLKGEIPWSPELRVEPKSFKIFFVHTPTRTYYLEDPEGFALEWCRAIENMRSSTTACRSLPLKQKTEHSDRFMKWSRTEEGFQP comes from the exons ATGTCTCCACCAACGAACGACGCGACCAATGGTGTGGTTGCGCCAGCCAACACCCTGGCGCCCCGGGTTTCGCCGACCACGAACCCGGCCCTTACCACCATCAACCCGTCAACGCACAAGCGGACTCCCAACGACTTCATCTTTGGCAAGGTGATCGGCGAGGGAAGCTTCTCCACC GTTTACCTCGTGAAGGACATCCACACCAGCAAGGAGTACGCGATCAAGGTGTGCGACAAACGTCACATAATCAAGGAGAAGAAGACCGAGTACGTGAAGCGCGAGAAGGAGGTGCTGAACATGCTCGCGGGCGCGAAGCACTCGTTCGTGCGCCTGTTCTGCACATTCCAGGACGTGCAAAGACTCTATTTCGTTCTGTCCTACGCGAAGAACGGTGAGCTTCTGCCCTACATCAACAAGGTCGGCTCGTTCGACATCGAGTGCACCAAGTTCTACTCGGCGGAGATCCTGCGGGGTCTCGAGTACCTCCACGGTCTCGGGATCATTCATCGGGATCTCAAACCGGAGAACATACTTCTCGACGAGAAAATGCACGTGCTCATCACCGACTTCGGTAGCGCGAAGATCCTCAAGGACCCGGAGACGGTGTTGACGCACACCGCCACGGACGATCCTCAgctgcagcaacaacaacagcagcagtacCGCAGGGAGCGGAGAGGTTCGTTCGTCGGTACCGCCCAATACGTGTCGCCGGAACTATTGACCGACAAGACCGCGAGCAGAGCCTCCGATCTCTGGGCCCTCGGCTGCATAGTCTACCAGATGGTCGCTGGCCTGCCACCGTTCCGCTCCAGGAGCGAGTACATGATATTCCAGAagattctgaaactcgaatacgAGATACCGGACGGTTTCTGCGAGCTGGCGAGATCCCTGGTACGCAATCTGCTCGTTCTCGAGCCAACGGAGAGGCTCGGCGCTCAGGACGAACACGGTGCCGGTTACCCGAGCATCAGGGCGCATCCCTTCTTCGAGGGCGTTGATTTCGAGACCCTGCACGAGCAGACGCCACCCCCGATCTACCCCTACCTGCCCGGCACCTCCGAGCACGAGGAACTCAGGTCCCAGTACAGGGTACCCGATCACCTCGAACCCGGCCTCGACGACAAACAGCTGACCAGGCTCCTCGGTTTGAGCATcggcgaggacgacgacgacgacgacgacgacgaacagaACGTGACCACCGAGCGCCAGACACCCCCGCCGACCACGGTGGTCGAGAAaccgaggaggaggacgaccaACCCGGACGGGAACATCGCCGATCTGACACCCGACGAGCTCAGGAATCGTCTCGAGACGCAACGCGGATCCAACCAATGGGACGTATTCGTCGAGGGCAACCTGATACTCAAACAGGGATTCGTCAACAAGAGGAAAGGACTATTCGCCAGACGAAGAATGCTCCTGCTAACCACCGGACCGCACCTCTACTACGTCGATCCTGTCAACATGGTGCTCAAGGGCGAGATACCCTGGAGCCCGGAGCTAAGGGTCGAGCCGAAGAGCTTCAAGATCTTCTTCGTTCACACG CCAACGAGAACCTACTATCTCGAGGATCCCGAAGGATTCGCGTTGGAGTGGTGTAGAGCGATCGAGAACATGCGATCCAGTACCACGGCCTGCAGGAGTctaccgcttaaacagaagacTGAGCACAGTGATCGTTTTATGAAATGGAGCAGGACGGAAGAAGGTTTTCAACCGTAG
- the Pdk1 gene encoding phosphoinositide-dependent kinase 1 isoform X1: MVGREFQFGQRGITSTDGHAFCFPSRPGPLRVANQALTVSPQPAVTVEGPVSKMSPPTNDATNGVVAPANTLAPRVSPTTNPALTTINPSTHKRTPNDFIFGKVIGEGSFSTVYLVKDIHTSKEYAIKVCDKRHIIKEKKTEYVKREKEVLNMLAGAKHSFVRLFCTFQDVQRLYFVLSYAKNGELLPYINKVGSFDIECTKFYSAEILRGLEYLHGLGIIHRDLKPENILLDEKMHVLITDFGSAKILKDPETVLTHTATDDPQLQQQQQQQYRRERRGSFVGTAQYVSPELLTDKTASRASDLWALGCIVYQMVAGLPPFRSRSEYMIFQKILKLEYEIPDGFCELARSLVRNLLVLEPTERLGAQDEHGAGYPSIRAHPFFEGVDFETLHEQTPPPIYPYLPGTSEHEELRSQYRVPDHLEPGLDDKQLTRLLGLSIGEDDDDDDDDEQNVTTERQTPPPTTVVEKPRRRTTNPDGNIADLTPDELRNRLETQRGSNQWDVFVEGNLILKQGFVNKRKGLFARRRMLLLTTGPHLYYVDPVNMVLKGEIPWSPELRVEPKSFKIFFVHTPTRTYYLEDPEGFALEWCRAIENMRSSTTACRSLPLKQKTEHSDRFMKWSRTEEGFQP, translated from the exons CGTGTGGCGAACCAGGCGCTTACCGTTTCGCCACAGCCGGCAGTAACGGTGGAGGGGCCGGTGTCCAAAATGTCTCCACCAACGAACGACGCGACCAATGGTGTGGTTGCGCCAGCCAACACCCTGGCGCCCCGGGTTTCGCCGACCACGAACCCGGCCCTTACCACCATCAACCCGTCAACGCACAAGCGGACTCCCAACGACTTCATCTTTGGCAAGGTGATCGGCGAGGGAAGCTTCTCCACC GTTTACCTCGTGAAGGACATCCACACCAGCAAGGAGTACGCGATCAAGGTGTGCGACAAACGTCACATAATCAAGGAGAAGAAGACCGAGTACGTGAAGCGCGAGAAGGAGGTGCTGAACATGCTCGCGGGCGCGAAGCACTCGTTCGTGCGCCTGTTCTGCACATTCCAGGACGTGCAAAGACTCTATTTCGTTCTGTCCTACGCGAAGAACGGTGAGCTTCTGCCCTACATCAACAAGGTCGGCTCGTTCGACATCGAGTGCACCAAGTTCTACTCGGCGGAGATCCTGCGGGGTCTCGAGTACCTCCACGGTCTCGGGATCATTCATCGGGATCTCAAACCGGAGAACATACTTCTCGACGAGAAAATGCACGTGCTCATCACCGACTTCGGTAGCGCGAAGATCCTCAAGGACCCGGAGACGGTGTTGACGCACACCGCCACGGACGATCCTCAgctgcagcaacaacaacagcagcagtacCGCAGGGAGCGGAGAGGTTCGTTCGTCGGTACCGCCCAATACGTGTCGCCGGAACTATTGACCGACAAGACCGCGAGCAGAGCCTCCGATCTCTGGGCCCTCGGCTGCATAGTCTACCAGATGGTCGCTGGCCTGCCACCGTTCCGCTCCAGGAGCGAGTACATGATATTCCAGAagattctgaaactcgaatacgAGATACCGGACGGTTTCTGCGAGCTGGCGAGATCCCTGGTACGCAATCTGCTCGTTCTCGAGCCAACGGAGAGGCTCGGCGCTCAGGACGAACACGGTGCCGGTTACCCGAGCATCAGGGCGCATCCCTTCTTCGAGGGCGTTGATTTCGAGACCCTGCACGAGCAGACGCCACCCCCGATCTACCCCTACCTGCCCGGCACCTCCGAGCACGAGGAACTCAGGTCCCAGTACAGGGTACCCGATCACCTCGAACCCGGCCTCGACGACAAACAGCTGACCAGGCTCCTCGGTTTGAGCATcggcgaggacgacgacgacgacgacgacgacgaacagaACGTGACCACCGAGCGCCAGACACCCCCGCCGACCACGGTGGTCGAGAAaccgaggaggaggacgaccaACCCGGACGGGAACATCGCCGATCTGACACCCGACGAGCTCAGGAATCGTCTCGAGACGCAACGCGGATCCAACCAATGGGACGTATTCGTCGAGGGCAACCTGATACTCAAACAGGGATTCGTCAACAAGAGGAAAGGACTATTCGCCAGACGAAGAATGCTCCTGCTAACCACCGGACCGCACCTCTACTACGTCGATCCTGTCAACATGGTGCTCAAGGGCGAGATACCCTGGAGCCCGGAGCTAAGGGTCGAGCCGAAGAGCTTCAAGATCTTCTTCGTTCACACG CCAACGAGAACCTACTATCTCGAGGATCCCGAAGGATTCGCGTTGGAGTGGTGTAGAGCGATCGAGAACATGCGATCCAGTACCACGGCCTGCAGGAGTctaccgcttaaacagaagacTGAGCACAGTGATCGTTTTATGAAATGGAGCAGGACGGAAGAAGGTTTTCAACCGTAG
- the Aptx gene encoding aprataxin, whose protein sequence is MKRKPKLTSTNATAPKKHHWATGLLVSMEDPELRVKEDDQVVVIKDKYPKAQYHYLVLPKINIPSLWHIKKENEDLLHHMAKVAEDLTKQHKEAEFLIGYHAVPSMQRLHLHVISTDFNSTCLKTKYHWNSFTTPFFLHSTDICNQLREKGELKKLKSEDSAEHLNTPLKCHKCSATPKNMPDLKKHLLTHFPSQKSTSSFD, encoded by the exons ATGAAACGTAAACCAAAATTAACATCGACCAATGCAACTGCTCCAAAGAAACATCATTGGGCAACAGGCTTGTTGGTTTCAATGGAAGATCCTGAGCTCAGAGTGAAAGAAGACGATCAAGTAGTTGTCATTAAAGACAAATATCCAAAGGCCCAATATCATTACCTAGTCCtaccaaaaataaacataccttcgCTGTGGCACATTAAAAAAGAGAACGAAGATTTGTTGCATCACATGGCTAAAGTTGCAGAAGATTTAACTAAACAACACAAGGAGGCTGAATTTCT caTTGGATATCATGCTGTACCGAGTATGCAACGTTTGCATCTACACGTAATCAGTACAGACTTCAACAGTACCTGTTTGAAAACAAAATATCATTGGAACTCGTTCACGACTCCTTTCTTTTTGCACTCAACAG ATATCTGCAACCAATTGCGCGAGAAAGGTGAACTTAAAAAGCTAAAATCCGAAGACAGCGCCGAGCACCTGAACACTCCATTGAAATGTCACAAATGTTCGGCCACTCCGAAAAATATGCCCGATTTGAAGAAACACTTGTTGACTCATTTTCCCAGTCAAAAAAGTACCAGTAGTTTCGATTGA